One genomic region from Pseudoduganella dura encodes:
- a CDS encoding glycosyltransferase family 4 protein, which yields MPPRLLITLDSMRHENTGLHAFGRSLGLELVRQGARDFDLAAYLHPKKVGCLGKEIAYLRRRKYHSWYFPRKSQYDIVHFSDQYCRFGPERVHGRTVLTVHDLNQVHELPAGHPRRERRMANMARKIAGADRVVAISSFVQGDILRFFPQAREKISVIHNGADAGCVPEGHRPSHVPPGPFLFTLGRVCPKKNFHVLVPLLRGSDRTLVISGPVEEDYRRKILADAARFGVAGRVAITGPVSQADKDWYYAHCEAFLFPSLAEGFGLPVIEAMHHGRPVFLSRFTSLPEVGGAAACYFDHFDPEHMEQVLATGLAHFARAGGAERARTHAARFTWQRSAAAYLDLYRMCLER from the coding sequence ATGCCCCCACGCCTGCTGATCACCCTGGACTCCATGCGCCACGAAAATACCGGCCTGCACGCCTTCGGCCGCAGCCTCGGACTCGAGCTTGTCCGGCAGGGCGCGCGTGATTTCGACCTGGCTGCCTACCTGCACCCGAAGAAGGTTGGCTGCCTCGGCAAGGAAATCGCCTACCTGCGCCGCCGCAAGTACCACAGCTGGTACTTCCCGCGCAAAAGCCAGTACGACATCGTTCACTTCTCCGACCAGTACTGCCGCTTCGGCCCGGAGCGCGTGCATGGCCGCACGGTGCTGACCGTGCACGACCTGAACCAGGTGCATGAACTGCCGGCCGGCCACCCCAGGCGCGAACGCCGCATGGCTAACATGGCGCGCAAGATCGCCGGCGCCGATCGCGTGGTGGCGATCTCCAGCTTCGTGCAGGGCGATATCCTGCGCTTCTTCCCGCAGGCGCGGGAAAAGATCTCGGTCATCCACAACGGCGCCGATGCCGGCTGCGTGCCCGAGGGGCACCGGCCATCCCACGTGCCACCGGGCCCCTTTCTCTTCACATTGGGGCGGGTCTGCCCGAAAAAGAATTTCCACGTGCTGGTGCCGCTGCTGCGTGGCAGCGACCGCACGCTCGTGATATCGGGACCCGTCGAGGAAGACTACCGCCGCAAGATCCTCGCCGACGCCGCCCGCTTCGGCGTTGCCGGCCGCGTCGCGATCACCGGACCGGTAAGCCAAGCCGACAAGGACTGGTACTACGCGCACTGCGAGGCGTTCCTGTTCCCGTCGCTGGCGGAGGGTTTCGGGCTACCCGTGATCGAAGCCATGCACCACGGCCGCCCCGTGTTCCTGTCGCGTTTCACCAGCCTGCCCGAAGTGGGCGGTGCCGCCGCCTGCTACTTCGATCATTTCGACCCGGAGCACATGGAGCAGGTGCTTGCCACCGGCCTGGCACATTTCGCCCGCGCGGGCGGCGCGGAACGGGCACGCACGCACGCGGCGCGGTTTACCTGGCAACGGTCGGCCGCCGCCTA
- a CDS encoding tryptophan halogenase family protein: MNQQIKNIVIVGGGAAGWITAGRIAARHAGEDSGITVTLVESPSIGPIGVGEGTWPTMRSTLMKMGISETDFMRECEATFKQGAKFARWVDGSADDYYYHPLMLPQGFGQLDLAPYWQTACSGRSFSDTVCAQEQVCEHGLAPKMITTPEYASVANYAYHLDAGKFVAFLTRHCTARLGVTQILGDVTTVRSAPNGDIAAIVTAQQGEIAGDLFIDCTGFSSLLLGKHLEVPFVDRGDVLFIDKAIAAQVPYEREDAPIASHTISTGQAAGWIWDIGLVTRRGIGYVYSSRHTSDDEAEAALRAYIGPAGKTVGTRSIPIRSGHRRLFWKNNCVAVGLAAGFLEPLEASALVLVELSADMLAEQLPATRDTMDITARRFNDTFLYRWDRIIDFLKLHYILSKRTDNAFWTDNRAPETIPDSLKDLMRLWRYRPPGNCDFTSNNEVFPAASYQYVLYGMGFRTDPDFLRPSASERHAAQEHLSQNSAAVRKALKMLPAHRDLIARIHAYGLPTV, encoded by the coding sequence ATGAACCAGCAAATCAAAAACATCGTCATCGTCGGCGGCGGCGCGGCCGGCTGGATCACGGCGGGGCGCATCGCGGCCCGGCATGCCGGGGAGGACAGCGGCATCACCGTCACCCTCGTCGAGTCGCCGTCCATCGGTCCGATCGGGGTGGGCGAGGGCACCTGGCCCACCATGCGCAGCACGCTGATGAAAATGGGAATTTCGGAAACGGACTTCATGCGCGAATGCGAGGCGACGTTCAAGCAGGGCGCCAAGTTCGCACGCTGGGTCGACGGCAGTGCCGACGACTATTACTACCATCCGCTGATGCTGCCGCAGGGCTTTGGCCAGCTGGACCTGGCACCTTACTGGCAAACGGCCTGCTCCGGCCGCTCGTTCTCCGATACCGTGTGCGCGCAGGAGCAGGTCTGCGAACACGGGCTGGCGCCGAAGATGATCACCACGCCGGAATACGCTTCGGTGGCCAACTACGCCTACCACCTCGACGCCGGCAAATTCGTCGCCTTCCTGACGCGCCATTGCACGGCCAGGCTGGGGGTGACGCAGATCCTGGGCGATGTGACCACCGTCAGGAGCGCGCCCAATGGCGATATCGCGGCCATCGTCACCGCGCAGCAGGGCGAGATCGCGGGCGACCTGTTCATCGACTGCACCGGTTTTTCCTCCCTCCTGCTGGGCAAGCACCTGGAAGTGCCTTTCGTCGACCGGGGCGACGTGCTGTTCATCGACAAGGCCATCGCCGCCCAGGTGCCGTACGAGCGCGAGGACGCGCCGATCGCCTCGCACACCATCTCCACGGGCCAGGCGGCCGGCTGGATCTGGGATATCGGGCTGGTGACACGGCGCGGGATCGGTTACGTGTATTCCAGCCGGCACACGAGCGACGACGAGGCGGAAGCCGCGCTGCGCGCGTATATCGGGCCGGCCGGCAAGACGGTCGGCACGCGCAGCATTCCGATCCGCTCCGGCCATCGCCGGCTGTTCTGGAAAAACAACTGCGTGGCCGTCGGCCTGGCGGCCGGATTCCTGGAGCCGCTGGAAGCGTCGGCGCTGGTGCTGGTCGAACTGTCGGCGGACATGCTTGCCGAGCAGTTGCCCGCCACCCGCGACACCATGGACATCACCGCCCGCCGCTTCAACGACACCTTCTTATATCGCTGGGACAGGATCATCGATTTCCTGAAGCTGCATTACATCCTCAGCAAGCGCACCGACAATGCCTTCTGGACGGACAACCGGGCGCCCGAAACCATTCCGGACAGCCTGAAGGACCTGATGCGGCTGTGGCGCTACCGCCCGCCCGGCAATTGCGACTTCACCAGCAATAACGAGGTATTCCCGGCCGCCAGTTACCAGTATGTGCTGTATGGCATGGGCTTCAGGACGGACCCGGACTTCCTGCGGCCGTCGGCCAGCGAGCGGCACGCGGCGCAGGAACACCTGTCGCAGAACAGCGCGGCCGTCAGGAAGGCGCTGAAAATGCTGCCGGCCCATCGCGACCTGATCGCCAGGATTCATGCCTACGGCCTGCCGACGGTGTAG
- a CDS encoding SapC family protein, whose protein sequence is MAHLVSLDNTAHRQIRVDKGRVEAAGAALNMVPVVLSEFLKLVVQYPIAFTKDKDTGRFACVALFGFHDSENLFVDDGRWDAIYVPLQVSRQPFFLAQAGNPATEDEHFVVCIDIEHASIGAGGERIFDTDGQETPCLEEANGRLAELLNGEEPTRQFIDALVHLKLLVPMQLEITFGNGETTQVQGLYTIDDARLKQLDGGAIARLHAQGFLGPLHTMLASLGHVYAMIDRRNKRLARAEVRP, encoded by the coding sequence ATGGCACATCTTGTTTCACTGGATAATACGGCGCATCGGCAGATCCGCGTCGACAAAGGGCGGGTGGAAGCGGCGGGCGCGGCACTGAACATGGTGCCGGTGGTGTTGAGCGAGTTCCTGAAACTCGTCGTCCAGTACCCGATCGCATTCACCAAGGACAAGGACACCGGCCGCTTCGCCTGCGTCGCGCTGTTCGGCTTTCACGACAGCGAAAACCTGTTCGTCGACGATGGACGGTGGGACGCCATCTATGTGCCGCTGCAGGTCTCGCGCCAGCCGTTTTTCCTCGCGCAGGCCGGCAACCCGGCTACCGAGGACGAGCACTTCGTCGTGTGCATCGACATCGAGCACGCCAGCATCGGTGCCGGCGGCGAGCGCATCTTCGACACCGATGGCCAGGAAACGCCCTGCCTGGAAGAGGCCAATGGGCGCCTGGCCGAACTGCTGAACGGCGAGGAACCCACACGGCAATTCATCGACGCGCTGGTCCACCTCAAGCTGCTGGTGCCAATGCAGCTCGAGATCACGTTCGGGAATGGGGAAACGACCCAGGTCCAGGGCCTGTACACGATCGACGATGCCCGCCTGAAGCAGCTCGATGGGGGTGCGATTGCCAGGCTGCACGCACAGGGCTTTCTCGGCCCGCTCCACACCATGCTGGCGTCGCTCGGCCACGTCTACGCGATGATCGACCGGCGCAACAAGCGCCTGGCGCGCGCGGAGGTGCGCCCATGA
- a CDS encoding DUF6445 family protein: MNAALDAALDAGPMAPIFALRPSPVHQVLLVGAEREPVLVVDDLLLDPEAIVRWAETGAAFQRREGDFYPGVRKPLDMAYASALHMHLRKLLLATFGAAGDAASTPPITPLSCVLSLATTPQEALRPIQSVPHFDSVERNRIASVHYLCDQRFGGTSFYRHRSTGFESMDAQRIVDYAPCLKQEVMREAKRDPARGFTYIRGDTALFERTARVDAKFNRAVFYRSSLLHSGDIAVDAGLSSEPRRGRLTANTLLEIGAAGSLAQPAP, translated from the coding sequence ATGAATGCGGCCCTGGATGCGGCCCTGGATGCGGGGCCGATGGCACCGATATTCGCGCTGCGCCCGTCCCCCGTACATCAGGTACTTCTCGTCGGGGCCGAGCGGGAGCCCGTGCTGGTCGTCGACGACCTGTTGCTCGATCCCGAAGCGATCGTGCGCTGGGCGGAAACCGGCGCGGCGTTCCAGCGCCGGGAAGGGGATTTTTATCCGGGCGTGCGCAAGCCCCTGGACATGGCGTATGCGAGCGCGCTGCATATGCACTTGCGCAAGCTCCTGCTTGCCACCTTCGGCGCGGCGGGCGATGCCGCATCGACTCCGCCAATCACGCCGCTGTCGTGCGTGCTGTCGCTGGCGACGACGCCGCAGGAAGCGCTGCGCCCGATCCAGAGCGTGCCCCATTTCGACAGTGTCGAGCGCAACCGGATCGCCAGCGTGCATTACCTGTGCGATCAACGGTTCGGCGGCACCTCGTTCTACCGCCATCGCAGTACAGGTTTCGAAAGCATGGACGCGCAGCGTATCGTCGACTATGCGCCATGCCTGAAGCAGGAAGTGATGCGGGAAGCAAAGCGCGATCCTGCGCGTGGCTTCACCTACATCCGCGGGGATACGGCACTCTTCGAGCGCACGGCAAGGGTCGACGCCAAGTTCAACCGCGCCGTCTTCTACCGCAGCAGCCTGCTGCACTCCGGCGACATCGCGGTCGACGCTGGGCTGTCGTCCGAGCCGCGCAGGGGGCGCCTGACCGCCAACACGCTGCTGGAGATCGGCGCAGCCGGGTCGCTTGCGCAACCGGCGCCCTGA